Within Amedibacterium intestinale, the genomic segment CTCTGACTTCGTCTACACGTACCTGACGATATGTCTTCTGCAACAAGTTTCCTGCAACTAAACCTGCATAGTTTCCGGCATCTTTAGCAGTTGAGAATGGAGGTGCATAACATAGTTCCAAATCTCTTAAATCATCCACAGTTCCTCCAAATTTCAGTAATGTCGCTACGATATCAATACGTTTTGCGGCATCTCCTTTGGAAATCGCCTGTGCTCCTAAAACTTTTCCGGTTGGCACTTCATAAATCAGTTTATAGTGAAGCGGATAACTTTCCGGCATAATTCCTACTTTATCCTGTGGAATCACATAGGCAATATCATAGGAAATCTCTTCTGCTTCACATTGTGCAGCTGTAAGTCCTGTGCTTGCCGCATTATAATCAAACACTTTGATACAGCTGGAACCAATATATCCGCTATTGCGTACAGGACGTCCATAAATATGATCTGCAGCTGCTCTTGCCTGTTTTTGTGCAGGCCCTGCCAATGCCAGCTGGAAAGGTTTATGCGTTAATGCATTGTATACTTCAATGGCATCTCCAACTGCATAAATATCTGGATCACTTGTACGATAATTTGCATCTACTTTAATTGCGCCACGCGCATTTAGATCCAGGCCTGCCTGTTTTGCCAAGAAAGAATCCGGTGCAACACCAACAGCCATAACAACCGCTTCCCCTTCAACAACTTTTCCAGAGGCAAGTATCATATTAGAATCTTTAAATTCGACTGTCTTATCTCCAACAATCAGCTGTACTCCTTTATCCAGCATTTCTTTATGTAAAATTTGCACCATATCATAATCATATGTACGCAAAATTTGAGGCATTGCCTCTACCAGAGAAACTTCATATCCGGCTTCAATCAGATTTTCCGCAACTTCTACACCGATGAATCCTCCACCAAGCACAGAAACTTTCTTTACATTATTTTCTTTTAAGAAATGATATAATTTTGCGATATCGACAACATTTTTCACAATAAACGTATTCGCATTTTCAATGCCTTTAATTGGTGGAACAATGGCATTTCCACCAGGAGATAAAATCAGCTTATCATAAGTTTCTTCATATTCCTGTCCATTCTCAAGATTTCTTACTTTTACTTTTTTTAAATCTCTATCAATCGATAAAACTTCACTGGATGTACGTGCCTGAATATTATACTGCTTTGCAAACTGTACTGGATTCATTAACACGAGTGATTCTGTTTTTCCAATCGTTTCACTTAAACGATAAGGCAAACAGCAATTGGAAAAAGATACATGAGGTCCTTTTTCAAACATGATTATTTCTGCTTTCTCATCAAGACGTCTTAAACGTGCAGCGCTGCTGGCACCTCCTGCAACGCCTCCTACAATTACATATTTCATCTTAATTCCTCCTAAGTATATATCTATTTCTATCTTAATGATATCCAGGCAATGGTGTCAAGCATTTTACTTTCTAAGAAATATAAATCATAATATCCTGTTACTTGCTTTCTGCTATTTAATGTATAAAAAAAGCATAGCTTCACTTCTTATTTACAAAACTATGCTTTTTACTCTTATTTAAGATATATGCATGTTATCCAGCCATTTCTTTATTTTCTCTTTTGTAACATTTCCATTCAACATTGTAGTGGATTTCCAGTTTACTTCTTCACTGCAGCTTGCATGTAAATACATATCTGTTTTTCCTGCTCCACTTCCTCCCGAAGTCGCAAATGGAACAATTGTTTTTCCTTTAAAATCATAACTTTCTAAAAAAGTATTGATAATCGTTGGCGCAATATACCACCAAATTGGAAAACCAAGATAAATAACATCATAGGCTTCCATGTTTTCTACTTTATTACCAATTGCAGGTCGAGAGGACTTATCCTTCATTTCTACACTGCTTCTTGAGGAGCTGTCCATCCAGTTTAAATCTGCAGAAGTATAAGGTTCTTTCGGTTTAATTTCATATAAATCTGCATGTAGTGTATCCGCAATCAACTTTGCGGCTTTTTCTGTAGTTCCACTGCAGGA encodes:
- a CDS encoding FAD-dependent oxidoreductase, with the translated sequence MKYVIVGGVAGGASSAARLRRLDEKAEIIMFEKGPHVSFSNCCLPYRLSETIGKTESLVLMNPVQFAKQYNIQARTSSEVLSIDRDLKKVKVRNLENGQEYEETYDKLILSPGGNAIVPPIKGIENANTFIVKNVVDIAKLYHFLKENNVKKVSVLGGGFIGVEVAENLIEAGYEVSLVEAMPQILRTYDYDMVQILHKEMLDKGVQLIVGDKTVEFKDSNMILASGKVVEGEAVVMAVGVAPDSFLAKQAGLDLNARGAIKVDANYRTSDPDIYAVGDAIEVYNALTHKPFQLALAGPAQKQARAAADHIYGRPVRNSGYIGSSCIKVFDYNAASTGLTAAQCEAEEISYDIAYVIPQDKVGIMPESYPLHYKLIYEVPTGKVLGAQAISKGDAAKRIDIVATLLKFGGTVDDLRDLELCYAPPFSTAKDAGNYAGLVAGNLLQKTYRQVRVDEVRGLVESNAYIIDVREEHEFAKGHLKTAVNIPLSQIRDRLDEIPTDRPVYLHCRSAQRSYNATLALQGHGFQNIYNISGSFLGICLYEYYNDVVQNREPIVTAYNFN
- a CDS encoding flavodoxin — its product is MKSLVAYFSCSGTTEKAAKLIADTLHADLYEIKPKEPYTSADLNWMDSSSRSSVEMKDKSSRPAIGNKVENMEAYDVIYLGFPIWWYIAPTIINTFLESYDFKGKTIVPFATSGGSGAGKTDMYLHASCSEEVNWKSTTMLNGNVTKEKIKKWLDNMHIS